GCTAAATGGCAGCGCAAATATGTGGTTGCTTACATCGAAGGAGGCCTCTAGAATATTCTTGCTGAATCCTTGCAGGTAGGATTGTTGGGCTTCTGTGCTAGATAGGAAAAAGTCCTACAAGCCAAACATTTATCATCACATGTGGAGAAAAAATGCaagttagaataaaaaaaaataaatagttcaGAAGGCAGTACTTGAAATCTGTGAGGGTTGTTAACGGGTACGGCGAGTTTGATTATTCTGAGATTCTCGTTGTCGTCAGGGttaaccaaaaagaaaatggttCCCGCAGGGATTTTCTGGGCATGGCCTTGCTCAAGAATGTGGGAGTCTCTGCCGTCAGGGTTTACCAAGGTGAGTACGGCTCTCCCTGTAATTAACAAATTGATTGGCATCATTGGTACAGGAGAAGCAAAGTAGTATGATGTTAAGTCAGTAGCGATTATAGATGATTACTTACCATTAAGGACAACTAGGAGGAAATCCGCATCAGCATGGTGAGGAAGAAGGAGGGTGTTGGGTTTGGACTGGAACTCTACAACACGGTAGTTTTCAAGATTCTGCATTTGTTTGGAGCGTTGGTCGAACCTCTGGAGGACCCGAAGGTGACCGAATTCGTTTCTGAATAGAGTGCGGAACCACCTGTCAGAGTTGAAGTAGAAAGGGTTATTTTTTCCTCTTGAAACGGACACTTCTGCGGCATCATGGTTCTCCCGGTGTACGATGCCGAAGGAGACAGAAAGTGATGCCAGGAAAAGAATTCCCAGCAACAGAAGCAGTGGAACCCTTGCGCTCATCATATTGAATATGAGTTGGGTTGGGGTATTAGAGTAGTACTAGATGGAATATTGTAGTAGTACTCTTGATGGATGATGAATGAAGTGAGGGATGTTATGAGGGTATTTATAGGTATTATATAAGAGAGAAGGTCCTTGGAACATGCATGGAGATTTGGGCATGGGATGACACGTTGAAATGTGTTGAAGTGAAGAATTGAGGTGGCGGAAGAGAATGAATACGTATACATGTGGTTGTGGTAATGATGGAGGTTGGCTCAGTAGTATATTGGCTGTGTGCGGTCTAAAAAACAAGAACTGTATTATTAGGTGTTTGAGTTAAGAAGGTGAGAGAGTTGAAGTGCATGTTGAGTACGTGTCGGTGTGCATGGCATTTTGTCATACATGGATGCGGCATCTTGAGGGTGTGATTGAACTGGGGTGCGGTTGCATTTGTCTCTACTTTGAAAGGATacagtgttttttttatttctttgcaTCAATCTCATTTCTTTAGATTTTTCTTGGCATGCAACCATGGATGAATTTACTGGATTGTGTTATACGTGGCTCGTAACTCATGTCGTGAACATCATTCATATATACATAGAGGAAAGCGAGGACAAGGTAAGCACAATGATTATTCgctgttaaaaaataattatcatttgtCTTGATATCTTTCCAAATTAAAAGCATAAGTGCAAgttgttaattattaaaagcTAGAcagtattaatataaaatttcacgtacataaacattataattattaattagttaatttattaaatgcatATTAATAACTGCTTTCATTTGAcgcatatttaaatttatgtaaaaggATTAATTAATGATGCGttctaaaagtaaaatatttacagAGTatcaatttatcaaatttggtaataaatcatttttgtaaGAGATATTGATTAACCATTTCTAATAAGctatgttatttaaataatatgcTTACAACATACAGAAGATTGTATCTGATCTTGAATTGATTGAACCCAACTTTCCCTCAAGCCAAATATATATAGGTTTGCTAATTTGTCTACGCCTGTTTtcaattggtacattttaggAATGTGTGTcgagttttagtagacaaaaataccttaatatatcatgaattctaagttttaaggttaaagcTTCTGACCCTTCTCAccttcctcattcctctcaactctttctctttcgtctctttcactccaatattttctctcttatcGTTACTATAGctccaagagaaaaaaaaaatcaaaaacactcgttgttaaactattttttacaaaaaaaaatgattttataatgagttttcattccataatttttgttttatctaattttatataattttcacaagcataatgacatatgaaggaattggtaattggcctggaaaaaaaatcagaaacactcgttgttaaacaatttcttacaaaaaaaatgattttataatgagttttcattttataatttgtcttatctaattttatctaatttacacaagcataataatatttgaaggaattggtaattggcctgaaagtttttttttagatatgatgattcaacatccgcacatgatgaaattagagaggttagtgaagatgatgaaattgaagaaatcttgaatgaaccttttcCTTGAggcgaatatgtcaatgactcaactctttacaaaagcaAATTATTTAACGGCtggtttttttagttttaagaatgaaaattattaaaataccccttaactttaaaacttaaaatctatgatatattagagtatttttgtctactaaaacccgatacatattactaaaatgtatcaattgaaaaacaggcgtacacaAGTTAtcaaaccctatatatataggtttattATCATTTggtattaaaatgttttatcaataaatataacttttatctttatctcaataaaaaaaattgtatgtaaAAGTATGgtgattaaattataatttagaacTTAAGCAAACTATTCAATCTAACTACTACATTCTAGTGATTAAATTTCctcaatatataatattttcgtACCTTCTTAATTctattaagggttaaatatgtttttagtccttatactttgaggcgattttggttttagtccatttccaaactatggtacaatttagtccttcaactttagaaaactctggttttagtcctttttatcaaatttttttaactttatttgttgtttcaaacacgtttctcagttaacattgaagtaaaaatgtgtcaaacagtgtaaacaatctaaatgctataataaaacgtgcttgaaacaacaaataaagtttaaaaaatttggtaaaaaagactaaaaccagagttttctaaagttgaaggactaaattgtaccatagtttgaaaatagactaaaaccaaaatcgcctcaaagtatagggactaaaaacatatttaacccttctaTTAATTATCAATTTCCTAATATTTAAAGGAAACGATATCAAATGAGTTCTACAGTTTATTTACCTTCctacataaatataaacatttttatagaGATCCCACAATTATTTTACCttgataactatttttattGGAATTTTGTTACGTAGATTCGAAGTGGTTGATTGTTAATAACTATATGAGTTTCGAGACacctaaaataaaaagtttatcaGTCAATATTTCAGTTCGAGACacctaaaataaaaagtttatcaGTCAATATTTCCACGCTGAagtcaataaaagatatttttgagtATTTGAATATAGAATGGGTAGTTAGTTTATTTTCTATTGAGGATATTTATAGACTTTTGTGAATATGTTAgtataacaacaaataatataaactcaaagatataacaaaatattaacatatataataactgCATTCAGTTTATAATAACTTTCGTTTATTAGAATTGGAAATCATGTTTTAtcactaaatataatttttattaggtattcaattttagttttaaattccAAAGACTTTTTTCAAACTTCAAGAATCCACCATCAAGTTATGAGATCAAATCACAGTAAATATtaagaatagaaataaaatactaacattgaaatggaaaaacatatgtattaaCATTGTAATTAGATTtgtgatatcatatttaatacCATCAAATCCTCctcaatgcaaaaaaaaaaaaaaaaacaaatttcatcctTCCTATTCCATCCCTATATTCATAAACAATAAATCCATCAAAGTCAAAACAGTAAATCCTTCAAAGCCAACGTCTATATATCAAAAAAAAGCAAATTCTattatgagaaaaaagaaatgatgaaaattgtgtatcttatttcattttttttttataacatggTATCATAGTTACGGTTAAAAGTCTATCATAacaatatttcttgtttcttgaaTATTTCTATTTCACCCGTTGTTGGAGCGCTGTTAGACCAtctaatttctactatcacacaTCTCATGTATATACTTCATGAAGGAATGTGTTGAAAATATCACGTCGAcaagataaggtcaatttataatatataagtaaagtGTCACCTTATAAGTCGGTttttgtgaagttgagttaGAGTTAAAGTCCACATCTAACCATCTATGTCGGTAAACCTCCAAAATCAACATATACCTCCAAAGTTAACACTGTCTAAATGAATGATATACTATGTTAATGCATAGTAACAAAATTTCACCTCgaatattatatgattatgagTTTGTAAAGCTAATCTGTCTCGATAAGAGTttctagttatttttatttaatattctttttttcatgaCATCGAAGACTTGAAAGAAAATTCAGCTATTTTATGGTaaaccataatatatataatttaacttgTTCATTTAATACACTTGTTACAATTCACAAAATTTTACTATAGCATATTAGTTAGTTGAGTAACCTAATTGGATGGTTGCTTCTATTGCGATGTGGATAGACGCTtctattattcataaaattaaaaaaaaaagtatcaaataataattaatttagaaaaaaataagtattcattatatttaaataaattagatattagttcataaattaaaaattatttgtatttagaaattaatttaaaatttaataataacaagtaattaaaaattgatagTTAATTTTAAAGACAGATTCAGAAACcaccattttttattaataataaaaattattttatatattaatattttgtaatttataaaataatatttaacttaattatactatgattaattattttcagtttcaatctcatgttattatttataagcTTGTTGAATGTgagactttatttattttttaatatgttttaagggTGGTATATAGATCAAAAGttctgataaaataaaataaaagagaggtACATGCCAACCTATTGGCGAAGAAGAAGACAGATAGTTGAAAATCAAAAAACGCGAGCATTATATATGTGCTCGATTTATTCATTATTCGTAGTGGAAAAAGCTACATGGAGCAGGAGCAGCTCTACTTATTTTTAGATGGCCCGATACGTTAATTCCACACTCACCATGAGCTCTCACTGCATTACATCTTAGTTACTTTATACTTATTCAGTAAAGAGTGTCCAAAATCGAAGACAATGGACCCTTTCTTCCCTTACTTTGCTCCTCCTTTTGTTGAGACTGAGCATCCACAAAGTAGGATAAGCTCTGCTTATTTATCAGCTTCACAACCTTCTCACCTGATCCAGGGAAAGCAACCTCCAACACCTGGCTAGGTATCTCGCTTATCACATTGTCTTTCTCACCTTCAAAATTTCAATCACCAATTACCATCAGCAAGTTTTCATGCGCCATAAAACAAACAAGAGCCGTATATTCGAATTGGAtgtcatatataatatatacctGCAAGGAAGTTCCTCTGGTTGTTCTCAGCATTGATACCGAAAGCAAGGAAATTCATATTTGAGGTAGCGTTGATGGCGACTGGATAAGCTGCTGGGATCACAAATACATCGTCTTCGGTCAACTCAGCACTGTACCTCTGCACATCCCAACTTTCctcttgctgctgctgttgcGGTTCTTTTAGGCCAACAAGTTCAATATTTGCTTCTCCTTTATTAAGAACTAGGATTACTATGGCCTTTGAATT
The nucleotide sequence above comes from Vigna radiata var. radiata cultivar VC1973A unplaced genomic scaffold, Vradiata_ver6 scaffold_816, whole genome shotgun sequence. Encoded proteins:
- the LOC106780564 gene encoding beta-conglycinin, beta chain-like, with translation FGEEGQQQQQGQESQQEGVIVELKREQIRELIRHAKSNSKTLSSQNEPFNLRNQKPVYSNRFGRMHEITPEKNPQLRDLDVFLSYVDMKEGGLLMPNYNSKAIVILVLNKGEANIELVGLKEPQQQQQEESWDVQRYSAELTEDDVFVIPAAYPVAINATSNMNFLAFGINAENNQRNFLAGEKDNVISEIPSQVLEVAFPGSGEKVVKLINKQSLSYFVDAQSQQKEEQSKGRKGPLSSILDTLY